gttctcctgatacacgtctctgcaataaacagagaggatgtgtacccggagaacaacaggggaggcactgacgaaatttatgcgtcggatccggagcaaagcatatggaaaaacgaacccaatctaaacatactcgggctgtccatggatagcgttggacaattcgaaagaatcaaggttataaatatgcaaatgcatgcatatttataactatgacgctttcgaacgggagacacatattggttacgcatactgatgattcaagacacatatatagctagctatcaagtttcatcggaatagatcaaataattaatgggggaggaggacatgtcatttgtgctcacccacgaacgaaggggcagagctcgtcaaacgcacggcgaggtcgttgaacaccaaacctcgcagcgatgaaacaactgcacatttaaaactacctgatcaacacaattatatatgatgtttttcataacaaaatcgaaaaatgtatgacctaactaataattcacaaatatatgacggcctctggaaggccaaagaacaccttttcgggaggtgtcgggggtcggggtgccgtgtcggtgtcggggtcggggtgtcgggtcaggctcggggtcggggtgtcggggtcggggtcggggtctcggggtcggggtgtcgggggtgtcgtgtcgggggtcggggtgtcgtgtcggtgtcggggtgccatgtcggggtctgggtgctgtttcggggtcggggggtcggggtgtcgtgtcggggtcagggggttaggggtcgggtgtcggggtggagtcggggtcgggtgtcggggtgtggtgtcggggttggggggtcagggggtcttctcattcttctactacttctacttcttctcattcttctacttattctcatcccccgtcttctacttcttttcttcttcttcttcttcttcttcttcttcttcttcttcttctccttcttcttcttcttcttcttcttcttcttcttcttctttctcctgctcctcctcctcctcctcctcctcctcttcttcttcttcttcttcttcttcttcttcttcttcccccttctacttattctacttttcgtcttcttttttcacttcctttaattatgactatttaactaaaacctaacactagtgtaatataatccaatctaattaatctaatctagctaactatataacctaaacctaaactaaaaacctaaactaattaaaactaaactatttaaactaattaaacctaaactaattaaactaaataacctaaactaattaattctaaactgaaaaaacttaaactaaaaaaccttatctaaacagaaaagaaaaacaaaaaaacagaaaaaaatagGACACAGGGGGCGGCAGGGGCTCaccgtggggggcggcgacgggtcggggagggggcggcgacggggcggcagcaaggcggcgcagcgatggggaggggaggggcagcGATGGGCGGCGCTCCTCGGGGGGGCGGTCGACCCGCGCCTGCAGCGGTAGCGGCGGTTGGTCGGGCGTCGGGGGCGGGGACGGGCGCGGCGGTACGGGGCTTGGACGGCCGCGGCGCGGCTGGCCGACGTGGAAGGAGCGGCGGGGCCGCAATGGAggttggggaggggtgcggggcggcggcggcacgggctgGTGTTGCGCGGGGCGATGTGGAAGAGGCGGCGAGGGTGCGGTGGAGGTCGAGGCGGCGAGGATGCGGTGGAGGtcgggcgggggcggcggggggccggggtagggcgggcgggcggcggcggcggcggggtgggaggagagaacggcgaggagagaagaagtgagtaacgggcgggggggtacgggccgttaggtagtgccctctttgccgtccgcctatctttgccgtccgccctttttgcctctttgtcgtctgctggcggacggcaaagaggtgggccgttaagttttttccaaacgggcggggggtgggggccacctcactctttgccgtctgccagcggacggcaaagattctttgccatctgctggctgacggcaaagcgctcgcagatggcaaagagcttctttgccgtctgccgtttctttgccgtctgcttttgggtagctgatggcaaagagcttctttgccgtcagctagcagacggcaaagagccggcagatggcaaattagctgattccagtagtgtgtgCGCATGGTATGATCGTTAGTAGGAGCTGGAACGGGAATATCATGAGCGGGAGGGGTGGGGAAGATGTGGTGGACGCCTCCGGCGCAGCGGAAGAAGCGGATGCGGGGGATGGTGGTGAAGAATGCGGCTGCAGGAGGTCTGCCGCGTCAGAGTGTAATGTGTATTCCTCTGCTGGGACAGAGGTGATGACAGAAGTGGTGGCGGCAGGATCTGCTACTGCGGCTGGTTTCGCTGGATTGTCGGTGGATCACCAAGTTCGCGGAGTTCATCCGCGATCACCTTGAGGCGTTGGTAGTAGACGCCGACTGGTGAATCACCTTGCACCGTATTTTGAAGCTCGGTGTGGAGATTGTTGGCGCGAGCGTCGACGTTGTCCTGGAAGAGCTGACGAAGGGCCGCCCATAGATCGGCGGCGGAGGCACCGTCACAGTGGACAAGATTGAGGATCTCTGTGGAGACTCGCACGTAGATCCACTGAATAATGTTGAGATCATCCTTGACCCATTGTGGATCATGAAGTTGAGGAAGAGATTCGTCGGCAGCGTGAGTGCGGAGATTGCATCGCCCAAGGTGGACGTCGAAGAGGTGACgccaatggtagtagttgtgaGCAGCAAGGTCTAGGGttatggggatgtaggggctaATATCGGAGATGGTGTCGGTAAAGGAGATGGAAGGGGGTATTGGTGGGGGTAAGGCTAGAGTAGAGGTAGAGGCGGAGGAGGCCGTGGCCGCGGCGACCTTGGCGGCGACGATGGCGGCGCGCCGCTTGAAGTAGCCGGGCGGCGACGACAGTGGCGGGGCTGGCGCGTTAGCCATACCCTAGGATCGAAAGTCTCATACCATGTAGAATTGTATTGAATAATTGTTGATACAATATTGTGCCAGTACAAAAGGTATATATAAGAGTCGAGCCGCACCTGACCTAGCCCTATTACAAACCGAGTAGGAGTCCTAATTCTATTACAGGTTGTATTCTAACATGGACCACCATCCAAAACGGTTGAACGTATCCCATATATCACCGTCTCGGCTGCACTCAAACTTCATATGCTCCCATAGATTTACACCCTGCTTTGTTGTCATATTACTCCCATATGGTCCCACATGTTTAAAGAAAATATGGGAGTACTTATGAAAATCAACAATCAAGGACCTCACCATAGGAGTTAGGAGCTCCTACCATGGTGAGGCCGAGCCGTCAacgagcatgagccggcaatagCCTATGGGAGTGAGTCTGACACCGTGTGGGTTCATTAGAGTTGCTGTAGGTCGGGGGGCTTAGGGGGGTGGTCAGGACGGTGTTAGGAGTGGTGAGGGGAGGGCGGGGTGGCAATGAGGCGCGCAATGTTGGGTTTAGTCCCACATCGGTTGTGGGAGGAGACAAAACACGACTTATAAGAGTGGGGGTGTCCCCTCCTAACAGATTAGTTTTTTTTGAGGGGGGAGGGGGAACAGGGCCCAAGGCCTCTCATAAGTCGGTGTTACTCTCCAGTTGGGCCTGGTTGACGCATGTGGGTCCAAAACGCTGGTGTTAGCGGAATCGAAATTGCGTAACAATTGTTGTCATAGGGTGTCAGCAGTATGCTTCGGCACCTGGGCGGCCGGGGTGCGGTATTCTGACGGTGCCACGTTGAGGAGCGCTCATAGTCATGCCCTTGGAATGTAGACATATCCGTGGACCTCGGTAACAAATCTGGATGTCGTGCCTTGTGTGTTGCTTGGTCCTAAGATGATCGACGTTGTGCCTCGGATTaattctaacaagtggtatcatgaGCTAGATTGTTCAGAGGCTGCAGATTGTGTTGATCTAGAGAAAAGTCTAAAGAAATCTCAAAAGAGATCAGTTTCATATGTGCTACACATAGCGATCACAAGCAACAAACCTTAGAAGAGACGAAATTTGGCGAAAAGCATGGAATCGACGGGAACTCAGAAGCGTGTCGACGAGAAGAAGAAATTGGTACCGAAGCCCAGGTAGCTAAAT
The sequence above is a segment of the Aegilops tauschii subsp. strangulata cultivar AL8/78 chromosome 6, Aet v6.0, whole genome shotgun sequence genome. Coding sequences within it:
- the LOC109737777 gene encoding uncharacterized protein gives rise to the protein MANAPAPPLSSPPGYFKRRAAIVAAKVAAATASSASTSTLALPPPIPPSISFTDTISDISPYIPITLDLAAHNYYHWRHLFDVHLGRCNLRTHAADESLPQLHDPQWVKDDLNIIQWIYVRVSTEILNLVHCDGASAADLWAALRQLFQDNVDARANNLHTELQNTVQGDSPVGVYYQRLKVIADELRELGDPPTIQRNQPQ